In the Streptomyces sp. NBC_00525 genome, one interval contains:
- a CDS encoding multidrug effflux MFS transporter — translation MPESGGSRAQHIRTTDTTPETAAPAQAGQPSAGRATTAARRTGLLVTLVLGGLTAVPPLSMDMYLPALPAVTDSLHAPAATVQLTLTACLTGMALGQVVVGPLSDRWGRRRPLLLGMAVYVLATALCIFAPSAGLLIAFRLVQGLAGAAGIVIARAVVRDLYDGDAMARFFSTLMLISGVAPVIAPVIGGQVLRLTDWRGIFGVLTVVGLLLTFAVHKWLHETLPPAERHTGGIGDALRTMRGLLADRVFTGYMIAGSLAFAALFAYVSASPFVVQEIYGASPQTFSLLFGINSIGLIAVGQVNGKLLVGRVSLDKALTWGLVIIVAAAAALLLMTAGVFGDVGLVPVATGLFVLMSAMGLAMPNTNAQALMRTKHAAGSASALLGTSQFLIGAIASPLVGIAGEETAVPMAVVQLACAAGALLCFLTMCRPRTRRP, via the coding sequence ATGCCGGAGAGCGGCGGCAGCCGGGCCCAGCACATACGCACCACCGACACCACCCCCGAAACCGCCGCTCCCGCGCAGGCCGGACAGCCGTCCGCCGGCAGAGCCACCACCGCCGCCCGGCGCACCGGACTTCTCGTCACGCTGGTCCTCGGCGGACTGACGGCGGTCCCGCCGCTGTCCATGGACATGTACCTCCCGGCGCTCCCCGCCGTCACCGATTCGCTCCACGCCCCCGCCGCCACGGTCCAGCTCACCCTCACCGCCTGCCTCACCGGCATGGCCCTCGGCCAGGTCGTCGTCGGACCGCTCAGCGACCGCTGGGGCCGGCGCCGCCCGCTGCTCCTCGGCATGGCCGTCTACGTGCTGGCCACCGCGCTGTGCATCTTCGCCCCGTCCGCCGGGCTCCTCATCGCCTTCCGCCTCGTCCAGGGCCTGGCCGGCGCCGCCGGCATTGTCATCGCCCGCGCCGTCGTCCGCGACCTGTACGACGGCGACGCGATGGCCCGGTTCTTCTCCACCCTGATGCTGATCTCCGGCGTCGCACCCGTCATCGCTCCGGTCATCGGCGGCCAGGTACTGCGGCTCACCGACTGGCGCGGCATCTTCGGCGTCCTGACCGTCGTCGGCCTGCTGCTCACCTTCGCCGTCCACAAGTGGCTGCACGAGACCCTGCCGCCCGCCGAGCGCCACACCGGCGGCATCGGCGACGCGCTGCGCACCATGCGCGGCCTGCTCGCCGACCGCGTCTTCACCGGCTACATGATCGCGGGCAGCCTCGCCTTCGCCGCCCTCTTCGCCTACGTCAGCGCCTCGCCCTTCGTCGTCCAGGAGATCTACGGCGCCTCCCCGCAGACGTTCAGCCTGCTGTTCGGCATCAACTCCATCGGGCTGATCGCCGTCGGCCAGGTCAACGGCAAGCTGCTCGTCGGCCGGGTCAGCCTCGACAAGGCCCTCACCTGGGGACTCGTCATCATCGTGGCGGCCGCCGCCGCGCTGCTCCTGATGACCGCCGGGGTCTTCGGCGACGTCGGCCTCGTGCCCGTGGCCACCGGGCTCTTCGTGCTGATGTCGGCGATGGGCCTGGCGATGCCCAACACCAACGCGCAGGCCCTGATGCGCACCAAGCACGCGGCGGGCTCCGCCTCCGCGCTGCTGGGCACCTCGCAGTTCCTGATCGGCGCCATCGCGTCCCCGCTCGTCGGGATCGCCGGCGAGGAGACCGCCGTGCCCATGGCCGTGGTCCAGCTCGCCTGCGCCGCCGGCGCCCTGCTCTGCTTCCTCACGATGTGCCGCCCCCGGACCCGCCGCCCCTGA
- a CDS encoding VOC family protein gives MSVQRVVPNIPVGTGDEDGASESVLRDNAAFYGLLGFEEVMNLGWIMTLASPTRPAAQISFMTRDATGPVNPDMSVEVADVDAVHAALVRAGAEIVHGPQDEEWGVRRFFVRDPNGKVVNVLSHR, from the coding sequence ATGTCTGTACAGCGTGTGGTCCCGAACATCCCGGTCGGCACGGGTGACGAGGACGGGGCGAGCGAGTCCGTGCTGCGGGACAACGCCGCGTTCTACGGGCTGCTCGGTTTCGAGGAGGTCATGAACCTTGGCTGGATCATGACCCTCGCCTCGCCGACGCGGCCGGCGGCCCAGATCAGCTTCATGACACGGGACGCGACCGGCCCGGTCAACCCGGACATGAGCGTCGAGGTGGCGGACGTGGACGCGGTGCACGCCGCGCTGGTCCGCGCGGGCGCGGAGATCGTCCACGGCCCGCAGGACGAGGAGTGGGGCGTACGGCGCTTCTTCGTGCGCGACCCCAACGGCAAGGTGGTCAACGTACTGTCACACCGCTGA
- a CDS encoding alkaline phosphatase D family protein — MTHSSPQQELRDAARHTDRRRFLTVTGAAAALAFSVGLPAAGTASAGELSGHRIGENPFTLGVASGDPLHNSVLLWTRLAPRPFEPDSGLPHARVEVHWEVAHDERFTRIVRRGTTYAHPEFHHSVHVEVRGLAPDRVFHYRFRTGRWTSPTGRTRTAPPPGAHKRELALAAVSCQAYHDGYFTAYRHLAQEDVDVVFHLGDYLYEYAVNATGGARAYTDRTLPALFNRETTTLEDYRLRYALYKSDPDLRAAHAAHPFVVTWDDHETENNYAGDTPENSVPPEEFLIRRAAAYRAYWENQPLRAPQRPTGPDMRLYRRLNFGRLAQFDVLDTRQYRSDQAYGDGWRTPGPESEDPRRTLTGATQERWLLDGWRRSHATWNIVPQQVTFAQRRDVPTDAFKLSMDSWDGYPASRDRVIEGAERAGVDNLMVLTGDVHVSYGFDLKRDFDDPDSRTVGTEIVTTSITSGKNGSEKPSNYNNLTRANPHLKFYNGRRGYAVITLQERQARADFRTVSAVTTPGAPITTAGSYVTEAGDPGLKPA, encoded by the coding sequence ATGACGCACTCATCGCCACAGCAGGAGCTGCGCGACGCCGCCCGGCACACCGACCGCCGCCGCTTCCTCACCGTCACCGGAGCCGCCGCCGCGCTCGCCTTCTCGGTCGGCCTGCCCGCCGCCGGGACGGCCAGTGCCGGCGAGCTGAGCGGCCACCGCATCGGCGAGAACCCGTTCACCCTCGGCGTCGCGTCCGGCGACCCGCTGCACAACTCCGTCCTCCTGTGGACGCGCCTCGCGCCCCGCCCCTTCGAACCCGACAGCGGCCTGCCCCACGCCCGCGTCGAGGTCCACTGGGAAGTCGCCCACGACGAGCGCTTCACCCGGATCGTGCGGCGCGGCACCACGTACGCCCACCCGGAGTTCCACCACAGCGTGCACGTCGAGGTGCGGGGCCTGGCCCCCGACCGGGTCTTCCACTACCGCTTCCGCACGGGCCGGTGGACCAGCCCCACCGGACGCACCCGCACCGCGCCCCCGCCCGGCGCCCACAAGCGCGAACTGGCCCTGGCCGCCGTCTCCTGCCAGGCGTACCACGACGGCTACTTCACCGCCTACCGCCACCTCGCCCAGGAGGACGTCGACGTCGTCTTCCACCTCGGCGACTACCTCTACGAGTACGCCGTCAACGCCACCGGCGGCGCCCGCGCCTACACCGACCGCACCCTGCCGGCCCTCTTCAACCGCGAGACGACGACGCTGGAGGACTACCGGCTGCGGTACGCCCTCTACAAGTCCGACCCGGACCTGCGCGCCGCCCACGCCGCACACCCCTTCGTCGTCACCTGGGACGACCACGAGACCGAGAACAACTACGCGGGCGACACCCCCGAGAACAGCGTGCCGCCCGAGGAGTTCCTGATCCGCCGGGCCGCCGCCTACCGCGCGTACTGGGAGAACCAGCCGCTGCGCGCCCCGCAGCGGCCCACCGGCCCCGACATGCGGCTCTACCGCCGCCTCAACTTCGGCCGGCTCGCCCAGTTCGACGTCCTAGACACCCGCCAGTACCGCAGCGACCAGGCGTACGGCGACGGCTGGCGCACCCCCGGACCCGAGTCCGAGGACCCCCGGCGCACCCTGACCGGCGCCACCCAGGAACGCTGGCTCCTCGACGGCTGGCGCCGCTCGCACGCCACCTGGAACATCGTGCCCCAGCAGGTCACCTTCGCCCAGCGCCGCGACGTGCCCACCGACGCCTTCAAGCTGTCCATGGACTCCTGGGACGGCTACCCCGCCTCCCGCGACCGCGTCATCGAGGGCGCCGAACGCGCCGGCGTGGACAACCTCATGGTCCTCACCGGCGACGTCCACGTCAGCTACGGCTTCGACCTGAAGCGGGACTTCGACGACCCGGACTCGCGCACCGTCGGCACCGAGATCGTCACCACATCCATCACCAGCGGCAAGAACGGCTCCGAGAAGCCGTCCAACTACAACAACCTCACCCGCGCCAACCCGCACCTGAAGTTCTACAACGGGCGCCGCGGCTACGCCGTCATCACCCTCCAGGAGCGCCAGGCACGCGCCGACTTCCGTACGGTCTCCGCCGTCACCACGCCGGGCGCGCCGATCACCACCGCCGGCTCCTACGTCACCGAGGCCGGCGACCCCGGCCTCAAGCCCGCCTGA
- a CDS encoding SDR family oxidoreductase has product MSNNLLNSAKDSAPRTAVVTGAGSGIGRAVALALAGAGWSVALTGRRPDPLAGTAALAGPDARMITVPADVSRPQDVNALFASVHECFGRLDLLFNNAGTFGPGDVPVEDLAYEDWRGVVEVNLTGAFLCAQAAYRRMKEQDPQGGRIINNGSLSAHAPRPHSVAYTATKHAITGLTKSLSLDGRPYRIACGQIDIGNAATDMTERMRTGTLQANGELAAEPVMAASDVARTVLHMAELPLEANIQFATVMATTMPYVGRG; this is encoded by the coding sequence ATGAGCAACAATCTGTTGAACTCCGCGAAGGACTCCGCCCCGCGCACGGCCGTGGTCACCGGCGCCGGTTCCGGCATCGGCCGCGCGGTGGCGCTCGCCCTGGCCGGTGCGGGCTGGTCGGTGGCGCTCACGGGCCGCCGCCCGGACCCGCTCGCCGGGACGGCCGCGCTGGCCGGCCCGGACGCCCGGATGATCACCGTGCCCGCCGACGTCTCGCGCCCGCAGGACGTGAACGCGCTGTTCGCGTCGGTGCACGAGTGCTTCGGCCGTCTCGACCTGCTCTTCAACAACGCGGGGACCTTCGGTCCGGGCGACGTGCCGGTCGAGGACCTGGCGTACGAGGACTGGCGCGGGGTCGTCGAGGTGAACCTGACCGGGGCGTTCCTGTGCGCGCAGGCGGCGTACCGGCGGATGAAGGAGCAGGACCCGCAGGGCGGCCGGATCATCAACAACGGCTCCCTCTCCGCCCATGCGCCCCGCCCGCACTCGGTCGCGTACACGGCGACGAAGCACGCGATCACCGGCCTGACGAAGTCGCTCTCGCTGGACGGCCGTCCCTACCGCATCGCCTGCGGGCAGATCGACATCGGCAACGCGGCGACGGACATGACGGAACGCATGCGGACGGGCACCCTCCAGGCGAACGGGGAGCTGGCCGCGGAACCGGTGATGGCGGCCTCCGACGTGGCCCGGACGGTCCTGCACATGGCGGAGCTGCCCCTGGAGGCGAACATCCAGTTCGCCACGGTCATGGCCACCACGATGCCGTACGTGGGCCGGGGATGA
- a CDS encoding SRPBCC family protein, with protein sequence MAVYNVHERLLPVAADRAGALLDTLARPGAQDRLWPHRSWPAMAFDRPLGVGAAGGHGPVRYTVVAHVPALWVRFAFDGPRGFHGFHEYAVLPAGPGEPGTLLRHTLAMRATGPARLSWPLVWRPLHDALIEESLDRAERSCAGAVARPARRGPYTRLLRALARRLARRNPPG encoded by the coding sequence ATGGCTGTCTACAACGTGCACGAACGGCTGCTGCCCGTCGCGGCGGACCGGGCCGGCGCCCTGCTGGACACCCTGGCGCGCCCCGGCGCCCAGGACCGCCTGTGGCCGCACCGGAGCTGGCCCGCGATGGCGTTCGACCGGCCGCTGGGCGTCGGCGCGGCCGGCGGCCACGGACCCGTCCGGTACACGGTCGTCGCTCATGTCCCCGCGCTCTGGGTGCGGTTCGCCTTCGACGGGCCGCGCGGCTTCCACGGCTTCCACGAGTACGCCGTACTGCCCGCCGGGCCGGGAGAGCCGGGGACACTGTTGCGGCACACCCTCGCCATGCGCGCCACCGGCCCGGCCCGGCTGAGCTGGCCGCTCGTCTGGCGCCCGCTGCACGACGCGCTGATCGAGGAGAGCCTGGACCGGGCGGAACGGTCCTGCGCGGGCGCCGTGGCACGGCCCGCGCGCAGGGGACCGTACACACGGCTGCTGCGCGCCCTCGCGCGACGCCTCGCCCGACGCAACCCCCCGGGGTGA
- a CDS encoding ScbA/BarX family gamma-butyrolactone biosynthesis protein — MIQFSSRVAEEHFRRLVHRGDPLDVFPTGVARLNETRFCVPAHWPRAHRFFAPVGGSHQDPLLIAETMRQAAMLVCHAELGVPLGDAFVMWELNYATAAEHLVLGEEPWDVVVEVTCSDIRRRGSSLRSMRVDFVIRRDGGVLATCGSRISCTSAAAYHRLRGSRGPVSVPLIPALAPHTAGRTAERDVVLGPAEGPGRWPLRLDTGHPTLFGRPNDHVPGILLLEAARQAANATVPGFLPVTVRSDFLRYVELDRPCRVEARPAPGGVFVRAEQDGDTVFTCALGGPA; from the coding sequence ATGATCCAGTTCTCCTCGCGCGTGGCCGAGGAACACTTCCGGCGACTTGTCCACCGGGGGGACCCGTTGGACGTGTTCCCCACCGGAGTGGCCCGGCTGAACGAGACCCGGTTCTGCGTGCCGGCCCACTGGCCGCGCGCCCACCGCTTCTTCGCCCCCGTGGGCGGCAGCCACCAGGACCCACTGCTGATCGCGGAGACCATGCGGCAGGCGGCCATGCTGGTCTGCCACGCCGAGCTGGGGGTGCCGCTCGGCGACGCGTTCGTGATGTGGGAGCTGAACTACGCCACCGCCGCCGAACACCTGGTGCTCGGCGAGGAGCCCTGGGACGTCGTGGTGGAGGTGACCTGCTCCGACATACGCCGGCGCGGCAGCAGCCTCCGCTCGATGCGGGTCGACTTCGTCATACGCCGGGACGGCGGGGTGCTCGCCACCTGCGGCTCCCGGATCAGCTGCACCTCGGCCGCCGCCTACCACCGGCTGCGGGGCAGCAGGGGCCCCGTGTCCGTGCCCCTGATCCCGGCCCTCGCGCCGCACACGGCCGGCCGGACCGCCGAGCGCGACGTCGTCCTCGGGCCCGCCGAGGGCCCCGGCCGCTGGCCGCTGCGGCTCGACACCGGGCACCCGACGCTCTTCGGGCGCCCCAACGACCACGTACCGGGCATCCTGCTCCTCGAAGCCGCCCGGCAGGCCGCCAACGCCACCGTGCCGGGCTTCCTCCCGGTCACCGTGCGCTCCGACTTCCTGCGGTACGTGGAGCTGGACCGGCCCTGCCGGGTCGAGGCCCGCCCCGCGCCGGGCGGCGTGTTCGTACGGGCGGAGCAGGACGGCGACACCGTCTTCACCTGCGCGCTCGGCGGACCGGCCTGA
- a CDS encoding TetR/AcrR family transcriptional regulator, with protein MARPPRFSTDQLLDAAVPLGAAAGPAGITMSALARATGAPSGSVYHRFPGRDALLAEVWLRTVERFQEGWFAAMDSGADARRAGRAAARHVVAWSRAHPQEAALLLYGAEDFGRSGWSGEHRARADRGDRRVRAALAALAAGLGADGPGTDGPADRERIALALIDLPLSVVRRPLRAGQPLPAHAERLAEECADALLGGAPLSGAPDAPGPAGPAG; from the coding sequence ATGGCCAGGCCACCCCGCTTCAGCACCGATCAACTCCTGGACGCCGCCGTGCCGCTGGGTGCCGCCGCCGGCCCGGCCGGGATCACCATGTCGGCCCTCGCCCGCGCGACGGGCGCCCCCAGCGGCTCCGTCTACCACCGCTTCCCCGGCCGCGACGCGCTGCTCGCCGAGGTGTGGCTGCGGACGGTGGAGCGCTTCCAGGAGGGCTGGTTCGCGGCCATGGACTCCGGGGCGGACGCCCGGCGGGCCGGCCGCGCGGCGGCCCGCCATGTCGTCGCCTGGAGCCGCGCCCACCCGCAGGAGGCGGCGCTCCTGCTGTACGGCGCCGAGGACTTCGGGCGCTCCGGCTGGTCCGGTGAGCACCGCGCCCGCGCGGACCGGGGCGACCGGCGGGTGCGGGCCGCTCTGGCCGCGCTGGCGGCCGGGCTGGGCGCGGACGGACCGGGCACGGACGGGCCGGCGGACCGGGAGCGGATCGCCCTCGCGCTGATCGATCTGCCGCTCTCGGTGGTCCGCCGCCCGCTGCGTGCGGGGCAGCCGCTGCCCGCGCACGCGGAACGGCTCGCCGAGGAGTGCGCGGACGCGCTGCTGGGTGGGGCACCCCTGTCCGGCGCACCGGATGCCCCCGGCCCCGCCGGTCCTGCGGGCTGA
- a CDS encoding NUDIX hydrolase produces MTSYSTHGGGTSGRTLLPPDEYARSVPKSTGFAFVFFTDEDCRPVQLRATYSRTHPWQFPGGTMDHGERPWETARRECREETGIEVPGPPRLLASVFGPPGADWPYSTAGCVFDGGRLTDEQIRSIVLDPDEHDAVRVLSLDEWRPLMPRQDFARLEAVLTARLTGTAAYFDAWGWGDG; encoded by the coding sequence TTGACCTCGTACAGCACGCATGGAGGCGGCACGAGCGGGCGGACGCTGCTGCCGCCCGACGAGTACGCCCGCTCGGTGCCCAAGTCGACCGGCTTCGCCTTCGTCTTCTTCACCGACGAGGACTGCCGCCCGGTGCAGTTGCGGGCCACGTACTCGCGCACGCACCCCTGGCAGTTCCCCGGCGGGACGATGGACCACGGCGAGCGGCCCTGGGAGACGGCCCGCCGGGAGTGCCGCGAGGAGACGGGTATCGAGGTGCCGGGCCCGCCCCGGCTCCTGGCCTCGGTCTTCGGGCCGCCCGGCGCCGACTGGCCGTACAGCACGGCGGGCTGCGTCTTCGACGGCGGCCGGCTCACGGACGAGCAGATCCGTTCCATCGTCCTGGACCCGGACGAGCACGACGCGGTCCGGGTGCTGTCCCTGGACGAGTGGCGGCCCCTGATGCCCCGGCAGGACTTCGCCCGCCTGGAGGCGGTGCTGACGGCCCGTCTGACGGGCACGGCTGCGTACTTCGACGCGTGGGGGTGGGGGGACGGCTGA